The Vespa velutina chromosome 22, iVesVel2.1, whole genome shotgun sequence genome includes a window with the following:
- the LOC124956490 gene encoding 26S proteasome non-ATPase regulatory subunit 11, with protein MAGAMLFERAQAVSMTNRSEGISLLNEIVSDPNIGLAEDDEESIRVKEQGILHLGELYKKEGKAKELAELIKATRPFLSLISKAKAAKLVRSLVDFFLDLEAGIGIEVQLCKECIEWAKEERRTFLRQSLEARLIALYFDTGMFSEALQLGSALLKELKKLDDKQLLVEVQLLESKTYHALSNLAKARAALTSARTTANAIYCPPKMQAALDLQSGILHAADERDFKTAYSYFYEAFEGYDSVESPKALTALKYMLLSKIMLRTPEDVQSIMSGKLAVKYAGRDLDAMRAVAEASHRRSLADFQTAVKQYRQELEDDVIVRAHLGSLYDAMLEQNLCRLVEPYSRVQVSHISSCISLPLAQVEKKLSQMILDKKLKGVLDQGEGVLIVFEDTPRDKTYEIALETIHSMGKVVDTLYQKAKKLT; from the exons ATGGCCGGTGCAATGTTGTTTGAGCGGGCACAAGCTGTATCGATGACAAATCGCAGCGAGGGTATTTCACTACTAAATGAGATCGTATCCGATCCTAATATCGGTTTAGCCGAAGATGACGAAGAAAGCATCAGGGTCAAGGAGCAGGGTATATTACATCTTGGTGAACTTTATAAGAAGGAGGGCAAGGCAAAAGAGTTAGCCGAACTTATCAAAGCAACTAGACCATTTCTTAGTCTCATAAGCAAAGCGAAAGCTGCTAAGCTAGTAAGATCCTTAGTAGATTTCTTCCTGGACTTGGAGGCCGGAATTGGTATCGAG gTACAATTGTGCAAAGAATGTATAGAGTGGGCAAAAGAAGAACGTAGGACATTTTTAAGGCAATCATTAGAAGCACGATTAATAGCTCTTTATTTCGATACTGGCATGTTCAGTGAAGCTTTGCAATTGGGTTCTGCTCTTCTAAAAGAACTTAAAAAGTTAGATGACAAACAATTGCTTGTTGAGGTTCAATTATTAGAGAGCAAAACATATCATGCATTAAGTAATTTAGCTAAAGCAAGGGCAGCTCTTACTAGCGCTAGAACCACTGCCAATGCAATTTATTGTCCACCAAAAATGCAGGCTGCTTTGGATCTACAATCTGGAATTTTACATGCTGCTGATGAACGTGATTTTAAAACTGCCTATTCGTACTTTTATGAAGCATTCGAAgg GTATGATAGCGTTGAAAGTCCTAAAGCATTAACGGCATtgaaatatatgttattatccAAGATCATGTTGCGTACACCTGAAGATGTTCAATCTATTATGTCTGGAAAATTAGCTGTCAAATATGCCGGACGTGATTTGGATGCTATGCGTGCTGTTGCTGAAGCCAGTCATCGACGTTCTTTAGCTGATTTTCAAACAGCAGTCAAACAATACCGACAAGAATTAGAGGATGATGTAATCGTGCGTGCTCATTTAGGTTCCCTTTACGATGCTATGTTAGAACAGAATTTGTGTCGTTTGGTTGAACCTTATTCTCGTGTACAG gtGAGTCATATTTCTTCATGCATATCTTTACCACTTGCACAAGTAGAAAAGAAGTTATCGCAGATGATATtggataaaaaattgaaaggggTCCTTGATCAAGGAGAAGGcgttttaattgtatttgaaGATACACCTCGTGACAAAACATATGAAATTGCGTTAGAAACAATACACAGCATGGGAAAAGTAGTCGACACGCTTTACCAGAAAGCCAAGAAACTTACCTAG
- the LOC124956569 gene encoding 39S ribosomal protein L16, mitochondrial, with translation MIMQTLKNTVRSFLSKNNSAVIFIQRKGLKIFDPPVKIQNVEYPEKNKLKIMEKVPQYPSNLRPFKMQKKLKLMRGSETVHNTLLHKQYGIIATGGGRLKYGHFEMIRMTLLRKFDFNNIFAIWRVDAPWQPVTKKSQGSRMGSGKGSIDHYVTPIKAGRVIVEIGGDIQYFQVKKVLKDIAAKCPFKAMAVSQEILDKMAEKEKQKEESNLNPWTWKYIIQNNIGGCHNWISPFDKRWYNKYI, from the exons atgatcatgcaaacattaaaaaatacagTACGATCATTTCTTTCTA aaaataactcCGCTGTGATATTTATCCaaagaaaaggattaaaaatatttgatccaCCTGTTAAGATTCAAA atgTTGAATATCCtgagaaaaataaacttaAAATTATGGAAAAAGTCCCGCAATATCCATCAAATTTGCGTCCTTTTAAAATGCAAAAGAAGTTAAAGTTAATGCGTGGATCAGAAACTGTACACAATACTTTATTACACAAGCAATATGGAATTATA GCTACAGGAGGTGGAAGATTAAAATATGGTCATTTTGAAATGATACGTATGACGCTTTTAcgtaaatttgattttaataatatatttgctaTCTGGCGTGTTGATGCACCATGGCAACCTGTTACTAAAAAG AGCCAAGGTTCACGTATGGGAAGTGGTAAAGGATCGATAGATCATTATGTTACTCCAATTAAAGCTGGAAGAGTAATTGTGGAAATTGGCGGggatatacaatattttcaa GTaaagaaagtattaaaagatatagCAGCCAAATGTCCATTTAAAGCTATGGCTGTTAGTCaagaaatattagataaaatggcggaaaaagaaaaacaaaaagaggaaagtaATTTGAATCCTTGGACgtggaaatatattattcagaATAATATTGGTGGTTGTCATAATTGGATATCGCCGTTTGACAAAAGATggtacaataaatatatataa